A portion of the Roseovarius sp. SCSIO 43702 genome contains these proteins:
- a CDS encoding GNAT family N-acetyltransferase: MSGDIEIKRYTPALSTSWNDFVAASTNGMFLHDRRFMDYHSDRFDDHSLIFESDGKIIACLPANRVNDTLQSHGGLTFGGLLVKPATSAAQVVQIFASLRDELLRQGIGTLHYKPVPHIFHAQPAEADIYALCNAGARQVRTDLSAAIPLRRKLSFSSGRKYGAKKAAKAGLTTSEATDFAAFWDILGEVLDQRHDARPTHSLDEITRLNAAFSQRIRLFAAFEDARMLAGVVLFDFGRTVHSQYMASSGDGRDLGALDLVVQSLVNDTFADRDWFSFGISTTAEGRELNVGLSRQKEMFGARSLAIPQYRWDLG, encoded by the coding sequence CGACTTCGTCGCCGCCTCGACAAACGGCATGTTCCTGCATGACCGCCGCTTCATGGACTACCATTCCGACCGGTTCGACGATCACTCGCTGATCTTCGAAAGCGACGGCAAGATTATCGCGTGCCTGCCCGCGAACCGGGTGAACGACACGCTGCAATCCCATGGTGGCCTGACCTTCGGCGGTCTGCTGGTCAAGCCCGCGACCTCGGCCGCACAGGTGGTTCAGATCTTCGCCAGCTTGCGCGACGAACTTCTCAGGCAGGGGATCGGGACGCTGCACTACAAGCCGGTGCCGCATATATTCCACGCGCAACCGGCCGAGGCCGATATCTATGCGCTGTGCAACGCCGGCGCCCGGCAGGTCCGCACCGACCTGAGCGCGGCCATTCCCCTGCGCCGCAAGCTGTCGTTCAGCAGCGGCCGCAAATACGGGGCCAAGAAGGCCGCCAAGGCGGGGCTGACAACCTCCGAGGCCACCGATTTCGCCGCCTTCTGGGATATCCTCGGCGAGGTGCTTGATCAGCGCCACGACGCACGGCCAACCCATTCGCTGGACGAGATCACGCGCCTCAACGCCGCGTTTTCCCAGCGGATCCGCCTTTTTGCGGCCTTCGAGGACGCGCGCATGCTGGCCGGTGTCGTCCTCTTCGATTTCGGGCGCACCGTGCATTCCCAGTACATGGCCTCATCCGGAGATGGGCGCGACCTCGGCGCGCTGGATCTCGTGGTGCAGTCCCTTGTCAACGACACCTTCGCGGACCGCGACTGGTTCAGCTTCGGCATCTCGACCACGGCCGAAGGCCGCGAACTCAATGTCGGGCTGTCCCGTCAGAAGGAGATGTTCGGCGCGCGTAGCCTCGCTATTCCTCAATATCGGTGGGACCTCGGCTGA
- a CDS encoding glycosyltransferase: MLSPPKATCLLLTYQQQDHVAETVQSALQQDSAPMQIVLSDDASRDDTFLRMKEVVDQYDGPHEVVLNRNETNLGVNEHLKKALGMCREDIIIAAAGDDLYYPHRNRRILEAFAAHDPLLVFSHADVTTLDGAPAPALYRKATFYSTTDPLAAAKSLSLYLGATCAWHRSLYRKYGAMMFENTYEDLILGFRAALEGRAHLIDEALLTYRTGSGLTNTKPRKFTPDSYRAQRLREIESNTCVYRQRAADAKNFGLGPGHEISKLLADRVADGEVRAAFVEKGWAGLVPYFGRHPLQAISRGVSETRRRKKRIAAT; the protein is encoded by the coding sequence ATGCTAAGCCCCCCGAAGGCCACGTGCCTTCTTCTTACCTATCAGCAGCAAGATCATGTTGCCGAAACGGTGCAAAGCGCGCTGCAACAGGACTCCGCACCGATGCAGATCGTTCTGTCGGACGACGCCTCGCGCGATGATACGTTCTTGCGCATGAAAGAGGTGGTCGATCAGTATGACGGGCCGCACGAGGTCGTTCTGAACCGCAACGAGACCAACCTTGGCGTCAACGAACATCTCAAGAAAGCCCTCGGGATGTGCCGGGAGGATATCATCATCGCCGCCGCCGGTGACGACCTATATTACCCGCACCGCAACCGGCGGATCCTCGAGGCATTCGCGGCGCACGACCCGCTATTGGTGTTCTCGCACGCGGATGTGACCACGCTGGACGGGGCCCCTGCCCCGGCGCTGTATCGCAAGGCGACGTTCTATTCGACCACGGACCCGTTGGCCGCCGCGAAATCGCTGTCGCTGTACCTCGGCGCGACTTGCGCGTGGCATCGGTCGCTTTACCGCAAGTACGGGGCGATGATGTTCGAGAATACCTATGAAGACCTGATCCTCGGGTTTCGGGCCGCCCTCGAGGGACGCGCGCATCTTATCGACGAAGCGTTGCTGACATACCGGACGGGATCGGGGCTGACCAACACGAAACCCCGGAAATTCACGCCGGACAGCTACCGGGCGCAGCGCCTGCGCGAGATCGAAAGCAACACCTGCGTCTATCGTCAACGCGCGGCCGACGCAAAGAACTTCGGGCTTGGCCCTGGCCACGAGATTTCCAAACTTCTGGCCGACCGCGTGGCCGATGGAGAGGTGCGCGCCGCCTTTGTCGAGAAAGGCTGGGCGGGCCTGGTACCGTATTTTGGCCGTCACCCGCTGCAGGCCATTTCGCGCGGCGTTTCCGAGACCCGTCGGCGCAAGAAGCGCATTGCCGCGACCTGA